The following are encoded in a window of Parambassis ranga chromosome 15, fParRan2.1, whole genome shotgun sequence genomic DNA:
- the prokr1b gene encoding prokineticin receptor 1b — MGDSNISHMVAAPTEMNGSLPEGKLDHYVDSYDMDYGIPPDEIPDTTQGQAFFVATIVIGVVLVCIMLVCGLGNFILYMAIVHPLRPRMKYQTAYCLTTGVWIVPILISIPSAYFASETMYPHGGTNPTTHKVFCAQIWPVDQQAYYRSYFLFVFAVEFVGPVIVMAMCYARISRELWFKSVPGFQTEQIRKRLRCRRKTVMVLIGILTAYILCWAPYYGFTILRDFHPTLISRQKNSLVAFYIIECIAMSNSMINTFCFVSVKNNTVKYLKKIVLLRWRSTYEPNKTVDEMDMRTCSMPVTEEIECIHLR; from the exons ATGGGGGACTCAAACATCAGCCACATGGTAGCAGCTCCTACGGAGATGAATGGGAGTCTCCCAGAAGGCAAGTTGGATCATTATGTGGACAGCTATGACATGGACTATGGCATCCCTCCTGATGAGATCCCAGACACAACACAGGGCCAGGCCTTCTTCGTGGCCACCATTGTCATTGGCGTGGTCCTTGTCTGCATCATGCTGGTTTGTGGGTTGGGAAACTTCATATT GTACATGGCTATTGTTCATCCTCTGAGGCCTCGGATGAAGTACCAAACTGCCTATTGTTTAACAACCGGAGTCTGGATTGTTCCCATTCTCATATCAATTCCTTCTGCGTACTTTGCTTCTGAGACCATGTATCCTCATGGTGGCACCAATCCAACCACTCACAAAGTCTTTTGTGCCCAGATATGGCCAGTAGACCAGCAAGCCTACTACCGCTcctatttcctgtttgtttttgctgtggaGTTTGTTGGGCCTGTGATTGTTATGGCGATGTGTTATGCCCGTATATCCCGCGAGCTCTGGTTTAAAAGTGTCCCTGGTTTCcagacagagcagatcaggaagAGGCTTCGATGTCGCCGCAAGACAGTGATGGTTCTGATCGGGATCTTGACAGCTTATATCCTCTGTTGGGCGCCATACTACGGCTTTACCATCCTTCGGGACTTCCATCCAACACTCATCTCCAGGCAGAAAAACTCACTAGTGGCCTTCTACATCATTGAGTGCATTGCCATGAGCAACAGCATGATCAATACTTTCTGTTTTGTCAGTGTAAAGAATAACACTGTTAAGTACCTAAAGAAGATTGTGCTGCTGCGGTGGAGGTCAACATATGAACCCAATAAGACAGTGGACGAGATGGATATGAGGACCTGCTCCATGCCTGTGACAGAAGAGATTGAATGCATTCACCTGAGGTAA